One Phaseolus vulgaris cultivar G19833 chromosome 11, P. vulgaris v2.0, whole genome shotgun sequence genomic window carries:
- the LOC137829362 gene encoding diphthamide biosynthesis protein 3-like codes for MSYDEVEIEDMEWNEELQAYTYPCPCGDLFQMTKEDLKLGEEIARCPSCSLYITVVYNIEDFLADSDQNRRNNGLQPSKQQTVTVA; via the coding sequence ATGTCGTACGACGAAGTGGAGATCGAGGATATGGAGTGGAACGAGGAGTTGCAGGCCTACACGTACCCGTGCCCTTGCGGGGACCTCTTCCAGATGACGAAGGAAGACCTTAAGCTCGGCGAAGAGATCGCTCGATGCCCTAGCTGCTCTCTCTACATCACCGTCGTCTACAACATCGAAGATTTCCTCGCCGATTCCGACCAAAATCGACGGAACAACGGTCTCCAACCTTCCAAACAACAAACCGTAACCGTTGCTTGA
- the LOC137829317 gene encoding B3 domain-containing protein REM20-like isoform X1, whose translation MSGAEKYPDFFKVFLQEQHYERMLIPNAFVKLQGLQGRIPEDVLLRNRSERVWHVKTRFFGDKLYFDDGWKIFHEENCLGNADFLVFRYDGVNEFRVTILEISTQCEKTLVKIEEEEEGNEEERAAAQVEETVITQEEQAEDCDIEDEEDSQDQDYDDDNDDSDFDDHDHDDDDDENTEMEEESEEENSVGPVGYASQHYRKPYRRDTASSSYPQTEEDTFKDDEFDPEMCIQPENNFFEAKLYRSRPNELHIPGIAIQDFSLSFPEKITLKCCQHCQRKDIQRNQLQDYHLNLAQQAPIRKRYLEVTGKVCRWQDDRICIKGWANFSRRNKIKNNDVCICEVISGEDQVVRTFLVHVIGTRRE comes from the exons ATGAGTGGTGCGGAGAAGTACCCAGATTTCTTCAAAGTCTTCCTTCAAGAACAACACTACGAAAGAATG CTTATTCCAAATGCTTTTGTGAAGTTGCAAGGGTTACAGGGAAGGATCCCTGAGGATGTTCTCCTCAGGAATCGTAGTGAGAGAGTGTGGCATGTTAAAACACGTTTTTTTGGagacaaattatattttgatgatgGGTGGAAGATTTTCCATGAAGAAAACTGCTTAGGAAATGCTGATTTTCTAGTATTCAGATATGACGGGGTTAATGAGTTCAGGGTCACAATCCTTGAAATATCAACGCAGTGTGAGAAAACTCTGGTAAAGAttgaggaggaggaggaggggaATGAAGAAGAGAGAGCAGCTGCACAAGTTGAAGAGACAGTGATAACACAGGAGGAGCAAGCTGAGGACTGTGACATTGAGGACGAGGAAGACAGCCAGGATCAGGACTACGATGACGACAATGACGATAGTGATTTTGATGATCATGatcatgatgatgatgatgatgagaaCACAGAGATGGAAGAAGAGAGTGAAGAAGAAAACAGTGTTGGTCCTGTTGGATACGCGAGTCAACATTATCGCAAACCTTACAGAA GGGACACTGCATCAAGTTCCTACCCCCAGACTGAAGAAGACACTTTCAAAGACGATGAATTTGATCCTGAAATGTGCATTCAGCCagagaataatttttttgaagcAAAACTCTACAGAAGTAGACCCAACGAATTG CATATTCCAGGAATCGCCATTCAAGATTTTTCCCTTAGTTTTCCTGAAAAGATTACCCTTAAATGTTGCCAACACTGCCAGCGTAAG GATATTCAAAGAAACCAATTGCAAGACTATCATCTCAACTTGGCACAACAGGCACCCATCAGAAAAAGATATTTAGAAGTGACAGGAAAAGTGTGTAGGTGGCAAGATGATAGAATATGTATCAAGGGTTGGGCTAACTTTAGCAGAAGaaacaagataaaaaataatgatgtaTGCATCTGTGAAGTTATATCAGGGGAAGACCAAGTAGTAAGAACCTTTCTGGTGCACGTTATTGGTACTAGGAGGGAATAG
- the LOC137829317 gene encoding B3 domain-containing protein At5g60130-like isoform X2, whose translation MSGAEKYPDFFKVFLQEQHYERMLIPNAFVKLQGLQGRIPEDVLLRNRSERVWHVKTRFFGDKLYFDDGWKIFHEENCLGNADFLVFRYDGVNEFRVTILEISTQCEKTLVKIEEEEEGNEEERAAAQVEETVITQEEQAEDCDIEDEEDSQDQDYDDDNDDSDFDDHDHDDDDDENTEMEEESEEENSVGPVGYASQHYRKPYRRDTASSSYPQTEEDTFKDDEFDPEMCIQPENNFFEAKLYRSRPNELVRTQNSNLVYVAIGLLDIKALLDDIFQESPFKIFPLVFLKRLPLNVANTASVRIFKETNCKTIISTWHNRHPSEKDI comes from the exons ATGAGTGGTGCGGAGAAGTACCCAGATTTCTTCAAAGTCTTCCTTCAAGAACAACACTACGAAAGAATG CTTATTCCAAATGCTTTTGTGAAGTTGCAAGGGTTACAGGGAAGGATCCCTGAGGATGTTCTCCTCAGGAATCGTAGTGAGAGAGTGTGGCATGTTAAAACACGTTTTTTTGGagacaaattatattttgatgatgGGTGGAAGATTTTCCATGAAGAAAACTGCTTAGGAAATGCTGATTTTCTAGTATTCAGATATGACGGGGTTAATGAGTTCAGGGTCACAATCCTTGAAATATCAACGCAGTGTGAGAAAACTCTGGTAAAGAttgaggaggaggaggaggggaATGAAGAAGAGAGAGCAGCTGCACAAGTTGAAGAGACAGTGATAACACAGGAGGAGCAAGCTGAGGACTGTGACATTGAGGACGAGGAAGACAGCCAGGATCAGGACTACGATGACGACAATGACGATAGTGATTTTGATGATCATGatcatgatgatgatgatgatgagaaCACAGAGATGGAAGAAGAGAGTGAAGAAGAAAACAGTGTTGGTCCTGTTGGATACGCGAGTCAACATTATCGCAAACCTTACAGAA GGGACACTGCATCAAGTTCCTACCCCCAGACTGAAGAAGACACTTTCAAAGACGATGAATTTGATCCTGAAATGTGCATTCAGCCagagaataatttttttgaagcAAAACTCTACAGAAGTAGACCCAACGAATTGGTTAGAACTCAGAATTCTAATCTTGTTTATGTAGCTATTGGCTTGTTAGACATTAAAGCACTGTTAGATGA CATATTCCAGGAATCGCCATTCAAGATTTTTCCCTTAGTTTTCCTGAAAAGATTACCCTTAAATGTTGCCAACACTGCCAGCGTAAG GATATTCAAAGAAACCAATTGCAAGACTATCATCTCAACTTGGCACAACAGGCACCCATCAGAAAAAGATATTTAG